A window of the Scleropages formosus chromosome 5, fSclFor1.1, whole genome shotgun sequence genome harbors these coding sequences:
- the LOC108930132 gene encoding uncharacterized protein LOC108930132: RLQLSPDFSLTVRELTLQDSGVYRRTGLKAAGGQIPTHTIHLSVYEKITAVQIKSDLTWMPVNETCEVHVMCSSSGDQSASYTWRKGDQTVRGRELHFSLSPAEGGVTVTCTVHNGVSEKSTNDTVMCTFAVLNVNLSGKATLKIIQTYAPTSASDDDEVEEFYRQLDMMLARKSTYTVVMGDFNAKVGKGRQGERGDANYEYYNIIQST; encoded by the exons CGACTGCAGCTGAGCCCTGATTTCAGTTTGACTGTCAGAGAGCTGACACTGCAGGACAGTGGGGTGTATCGGCGTACAGGGCTGAAGGCAGCTGGTGGACAGATtcccacacacaccatccacCTGAGTGTTTATG AAAAGATAACTGCTGTGCAGATCAAGTCAGATCTCACCTGGATGCCAGTGAACGAAACCTGTGAGGTACATGTGATGTGCAGCTCATCAGGTGACCAAAGTGCCTCCTACACCTGGAGGAAGGGGGACCAGACAGTGAGGGGCAGAGAGCTgcacttctctctctcaccaGCAGAGGGGGGTGTTACTGTCACCTGTACTGTTCATAATGGTGTCAGTGAGAAGAGCACGAATGACACTGTGATGTGCACTTTTGCAG TGCTCAACGTGAACCTCTCGGGAAAGGCCACCCTTAAGATCATCCAGACCTACGCTCCCACCAGTGCCAGTGACGACGATGAAGTGGAAGAGTTCTATCGCCAGCTAGACATGATGCTAGCTCGGAAATCCACTTACACCGTCGTGATGGGAGATTTCAATGCAAAGGTCGGAAAAGGGAGGCAAGGTGAAAG AGGAGATGCAAATTACGAGTACTACAACATCATCCAGTCAACCTGA